GGGTTGACCAGATTGGCACCTTTCGGAAAATGACCATATTCCAAAAGGACAAAGAGCGCTTCTTTGCCCTGATGAGTTCTGGTAACTTAGCGATTACCCAAGCCGTTAAAGAAATATTGCTCCAGGGGGAAACTTTCGGTGAGATCAATCTCTGGACGGCTAAAAATAGTTACGAAGCTGCCACAGTTGTCGGGGCTGCTATCAAGAAAGTACGGGAGCGCGATTTTCAATCCTTGCAAAAATCGGGTATCGAATTTAACTGCAATCTAATTTTTGGAGGCCAGGTTAAGGGAGAGAAGCCGCGCCTATTTAATATCTACGCTGCTGGTAACTTCATCGAAACTACTCCAGAGACCCCCTACTTCCAAATTGGAGAATCTAAATACGGCAAACCAATCTTAGACCGAGTTATCCGCTTTAATACGCCTTTAAACCTAGCAACTAAATGCGTCTTGATATCCATGGACTCAACCATCAAAAGTAATATTTCGGTTGGTCTTCCTCTTGATCTTTTGGTTTATGAAAATAACTCCTTTGCGCTTGAGAAGCTAATCACTATTGATGAAGATAACCCTTACTTTGAAATGATGCGGGGTATTTGGGGTGAAAAGCTTAAAGAGGTTGCCCTGAGTATTCCAGAGCCGAGTTGGAATGGATCTAAAGAAAGTATTTCGATTGTGTCAACATCAAAAAAACTAGGTCCAGTGCCTATTCAAACACCCAAAACAAAGCGAATCAAGGCAAGCAAATCGATTAAGTCCAAATAATAAGATTTACCATCCAGATTTGGCCTGCCCAGCAGGAGTCGAACCTGCGACCTACGGCTTAGAAGGGCTGGCTAATCTGCGAATAACAATGTGCAACAATGGATTACAGCGCCCTGATTTGAGTGCTCGTCAAAACAGGTGTGGTCATGGCGTTGGGTGGGGTCTAGTGTAGGTGGTCATGGCGTCTGCAGGCGTTTGTCGGGAAAACCGACATTAACGAATTCACTATAAAATTAATTAATAGTAATTTAAGTAAATTAAGTAAAGAAAGAACTTTCATCATGAATTTTTTAAGTCGTCTTTTGATTACCATCTCTATGCTAACACCCTTTAGCGTATTTGCTGCCGGTCAGCCAATTACAGCGACTCAGCTAGCTGAAATTGAAAAACAAGGTAAGTCAGCAGTGATTTCTGTCCATGCGGATTGGTGTTCCACATGCAAAACGCAAGATAAAGTTCTGTCAGAGTTCATGAAAAATCCAGAGTACAAAAACGTTACTTTCTATCAGCTTGAATACGATACTCAGAAAGATCTTTTAAAAACACTCAAGGTGCGCTCGCAAAGCACAATTATTGTTTTCAAGAATGGTAAAGAAGTCGCACGCGCGACAGGGGATACAAAAGAGTCGGCACTTGCTAAGTTAACGAAGCAGGCGATTTAATGGATTTTGGGGTTGGGTCATTCCTCTTTGCATTTCTAGCGGGTGTTTTATCGACTCTATCCCCTTGTGTTTTGCCTCTAATTCCCATCATTATTGGGGCAGCTACTAATCAACATCGACTTGGACCGCTTGCGTTGGCTGGCGGCCTGACATTGTCGTTTGCTGTGATTGGTACTGCCTTGGCTGGTCTCGGGGCATCGATTGGAATCGCTCAGGATGGATTTCGTTTGTTTGCAGCGATCATCATGGGTCTGATTGGCGTCGTCTTGATTTCTACCCACTTGCAAGAGCGGTTTGCGGTTGCCATGTCGGGTATTAGTGGTGCAGGTAATACCTTGCTATCCAAAGTGAGCATTGATGGCCTATTTGGGCAGTTTCTGATTGGCATCTTGCTCGGCTTAGTTTGGACTCCATGCGTTGGGCCTACCCTCGGGGCAGCCATTACCTTGGCCAGTCAAGGTAAGGACCTTGAGAAAATCGTATTTGTTATGCTGGTCTTTGGTCTCGGAGCGGGATTACCACTGGCATTGCTAGGTGTTTTATCAAGAAAAACTCTGATGAAAGCCAAGGGAACGCTTGGCCATGCAGGTAAATTTGGTAAACAATTTTTGGGAGGATTTTTGATCCTCATTAGTGGATTAGTTTTGACCGGATTTGATAAACCTGTAGAAGCCTTCCTACTCAAGCACTCGCCCGCATGGCTCACAGACTTAACCACGATGTTCTAAACCCAGATTAATGGATGCTGGTTCTGCGATGAGTAATAAAACGATTCGCCATTGCCTAGGCTTAATCGTAATTGCATGGACTGGGTTAGCCTCGGCTGCTGCGATTTCAGTTGAGATTCGTCAAACTGGGGGCGGATTTGATATTCAGGGGAGTTATATGTCACCCCTAACGCAATGTCAGGCTTATGTTTTGTTAACTGATTTTTCCTCTGATGAGCCATCCGAGGGGATTAAATCCTCAAAAATGACTCGTTTGTCGGATCAGACTATTCGGGTAGAGCAATTGGTAGAAGATCGATTTCTCTTCTTCACTACTAAATTTGAATCCATCATTGATTACACCGAGTATCCAATGCTTGGTATGGATCTTCGTCAGGTTAAAGGCTACTTCAAAGAATATCGTGGTAGTTGGCGTTTAGTTCCTAAGGAGGGCGGCACCTTATTTACCTATCAAGCATTTGTCTTCCCTGAATCATCAATTCCAATGTTTCTAATTGAGCATTTCATGAACAATCGAGTCCAGCAGCGCTTTGAGAAAATGGCAAATCGCGCCAATCGAAAAAAAGATTTCATACCAGAGCGCTGCCAATGAAAAAAATCCTAGTGCTATTTATGAAGGACTGGGATCAGCTCGCAATTCAAGCATATCAAGAGAGTGGTCGATACCAGTTCTATTTTGAAGGCTTTGATTTATTTCAGTTCCCGCAAAATGCTCGATTACTTCATTTTCGGGTTCTTAATTACATTAGTCATCTGGAACAGAAGTACCGCAAAATTGGACTCGATGGTATTGTCAGCAATCACGAGCAGTATGGCGCCTTAATTGCCGCGGTTCTAGCAGAGCGCTTGGGCCTACCCGGGAATGATCCACGAGCCATTATCGCTAGTCAGCACAAGTATTACAGCCGTATGATTCAAGAAAGGGTTGTTCCGGAGGCTGTTCCGCGTTATGCCTTAATTCCATTTCCTCTTAAAAATGATCAAATCATCGATTTGCCTTACCCATTTTTTGTGAAGCCGATTAAAGCAACGTATTCAGTGCTAGCAAAGGCCATTCAGCAGCGATCAGAATTGGTCGATCTTCTTCATTTTGGCTATTTTGAGGAAAGGATTATTCGCCGACTTGTAAAACCCTTTGCCGATATGATGCCCCTCTATAGTGACCATACTGTTGATCCCAGTGGCATGCTTGCCGAAGAAATCATGACCGGGGATCAAATCAATATAGATGGCTATTGCTATCAGGGTCAACTATATTTTCTGGGCACGATTGATGAGGTGATGTATCCAGGCACCGATGCCTTCATGCGTTTTGAGTATCCATCGCAGTTATCACCATCCATTTTAGAGCGCGCCAAGATCATCACCAAAAAAGTGCTTGAGGCCATTCATTATCAGCATGGATTTTTTAATATTGAATTCATTTATAACAAAAGTAATGATCAACTAAAAATCATCGAAATTAATCCTCGGATGGCATCTCAGCTGGTTAATTTGTATCAGCGGGTAGATGGGTATAGACCATACGATATTCTTTTTAAACTCGCGGTTGGCGAAGAACCAAAAGTAAGGCAAGAAACATCTCAATTTCAATCGGCTGCCAGCTTTATTTTTCGGAAGTTTAGCGAACCCATAGCCCAAAGTATTCCAACCGCAGACCAGATCCAACAAGCCCTGGCACCTTACCCGGATGCCAATCTGATGCTTTACTTCAAAAAGGGATCTCAATTAAAGCGTGAGTTGAAATGGCTAGGAAGTTATCGGTATGCTGTTCTCAATCTTGGCGGAATAAATCGTAGTGATCTTTTCGAGCGATGTCAGTCAATCTCCCATACACTGCAGTTTGATTATCCATTTGAACTAAGCGGTAGATGATGCAATCCGTGATTCCTGATTATTTGCGATACACCTCATACCCAAGTCAAGCGACGCTACTGACTTGGCTTGAGGATTCAAACTCCTTGACCAGGCAGATCCTCCAAAATCTGCAAGCCGGGCAAGAATCCGTTCCTCGGCAAGAAATTCTGAATCCCCCTCATTGGGAGTTCGGCCATATTAGCTGGTTTCATGAGTTTTGGGTTCATCGATCCGGATTAGAGGCTAATCAATCTTGGCTTTATAACGCGGATGGATTATTTAATTCATCACTGGTATCGCATCGTACGCGCTGGGAGCTTCAGATTCCTGATCTCGACAAACTTTTTGCCTATAACCAAGCGACATTTGAGCGAACCGCTGATCTATTAGGTCGCCCTTTAAGCAATGAACAGCTGTACTTCATTACGCTATCGATTTTTCATCAGGATATGCATAATGAGTCCTTTGCCTATATGTGGCAAACCCTCGGTTATCCCCAGCCCTTTATACCAAACCATCAAAGCACTCACCCCCAAATTCCAGCACGTGATCTTGCGTTTTCTGGTCAAACACGACAATTTGGATCCCAGTTAGGAGAGGGCTTTATCTTTGATAACGAAAAGTGGGCTCACCCAATTCAACTTGAGCCTTTTTCAATCGCATCCCATCCGGTGACAAATGGCGAGTACCTTGAGTTTTTACAATCACAAGCTGATCAGTTAGAGACTTGGATCCCTCTCTATTGGAATCAGGATGGTAGCCAATGGTATGAGCGCCATTTTGATCAATGGCAAATCTTACAAGAGAATGAGCCTGTGCGACATATACGGTATGATCAGGCTCAGAGGTATTGTGAGTGGCGTCACCGACGACTACCAACGGAGCACGAGTTAGCGATTTTGTATTCTAGCGATATGAATACGTATCAATCCTCATGGCTATGGGAATGGAGCGGCACTATTTTTCAACCCTTTCCAGGCTTTTCTGAAGACCCATACCGAGATTATTCGAGGCCATGGTTTGATGGTCGCCATCAAGTCTTAAAGGGTTGGAGTACTTTTACGCCAGAGCGTCTGCGCCGTTCGGCATTTCGTAATTTTTACGAGACCCAGCGCGCAGACATATTTTGTGGATTTCGAACCTGTTCAATCGAGTGATATGACATTATCAATTCAAGACAAACTTTTCCATGAAATTATTGATGGCTTACAAGCTAATCCGGCTTCAATTTCCCCAAAGTTTTTTTATGACGAACTGGGATCCAGTCTTTTTCAGGCAATTACTCATCTTGAGGAGTATTACCCAACCCGTGTAGAGCGGGAGATTATGCAGTCCAAGCTTTCCCAGATTACACAGGCCATTGCCTCGGTTGATGTCATTGTGGAGCTCGGGGCTGGTAATTGCGAAAAGGTCAGACCGTTATTGGAAACTATCGCGCCTAAGCAATATCGAGCTTTAGATATTTCAGCCGATTTTCTAGAGACTGCCTTAGCTAATTTACATCACGATTATCCAGCGATCGATATGCGGGCGATCGCTGCGGATATTACCCAAGAACTTTCATTTCCAGATTTACAAGATCAGCGAATATTATTCTTTTATTCTGGTTCATCGATTGGTAACTTTAACCCCCCAGAGGCCTCCCGTCTGTTCTCAAATCTAGCCAGGGAGTGTCATGGAAGCGGCGGCTTACTGATTGGGGTTGATTTAGTTAAAGACATTCATGTATTAGAGCGAGCTTACAACGATATTCTGGGCGTGACTGCAGCATTTAATTTGAATGCGTTGCGACACCTTAATTACCTGATTGGAAGTAATTTTGCTATTCGAGGTTGGGAGCATTACGCGTTCTTTAATCAAACCCTCGATCGCATTGAAATGCATCTTCGAGCCAAATCGGATCAGTTGGTAAGCTGGCCCGGTGGTCATCGTCAATTCTTTGCCGGAGAAATGATTCATACCGAAAATAGCTATAAATATCCCAAAGCCACATTTCTAAAAATGCTCCAGGAGGCTGGTTTTACTCAGGTGACTGCTTGGACTGATCCAGAGTCTAATTTCTTAGTGTGTTTTGCTGAATTTAAGTAAGCGGGTCACGAGTTTTTCTAGAGAAGACCGCTCATGGCTGGGTTGGACAAGCTTCTGTAATTTCTTCACTTGTTCTTGAAGTTTCTTATAGAACAATTGATCGGTTTCTGCACGGAGCAGAAGTCTGGCTAGGGCTTTTTCATTACCAACCGGAAAATATCCCAAATAATCTTTTCCGAGTAACCCAAAATTGCCTGCTATCTTGGAGGCAAGTACTGGAACACCTGCTGCAATTGCCTCAGAAACTACATGAGCACCACCCTCCATGCGACTGGAGATAACCATAACGTGACTGCGCGCCAGGGTTCGTAGTGTTGTCTGGTGACTCACCATGCCCAGCCAGGTATAGCGAGCATGTTGCTTGGTCGCTTGCAATGCAATTTTTTCCATCTCCGCACTCATCGCCATACCTAAGTGTTGAATAGTGATTTGACTGTCGCTGCGCAAATAGGGTAAGGCGCGGATGATACAAAAAGGATCTTTTTCAGGGCGAAGATGCCCAATCACACTCACGCTGAATTGCCCTTTAGGCTTTTGCTGTTTTGGTATCCGCGGTACCGACTGATGAATAACTGTTGCCTTATGACGCCATTTTGCGGGGATGAGTCGCAATGCCTGTTTTTGTAAAACTACTAATGCATCAGCTAGTGCCATTGATTCATGAACCTCTGGCTGGTTTGCCATATCCCGGTACAGGTCAGTGCCTGTGAGAATCAGAATTAAGGGACGATTAGGGTATGCGAGTTTAAACGCATCAATTGACGCATGACTTCGATAGGCATGCAAGGCAATCAGAAGGTCAGCATCTTTTCCGGACCAAGATTCAGTGATGGGGACGCGATAGCCAAGCTGTCTTAAAAAACCTTGCCATCGTTTGGCGGTCACACGATTACCATGTAGGCTCCCAGGAGGAGCTGGAGTGACGATTTCGATGCGACGCATATCTTTTTTAAAAAATAATTATTTATTAAAAGAACTACATCTCATTTTTGAAATTAATAGTTAATCATGCGTGATGGAGATTCAATGCCAATATATTTGGGGTAGGAATGGTTTTCAATGCTTTTTTGATTATCTTATAGATGTCGAGATCAAATTCAGGTTCCCCGCTCTGAAGAAGCTCTTCGATTTCTTGCTCACTGATGGCATTACCTAGGTAGCACCAATGATCAAAAAGATGCAAATCCTCCCCTTCCTGAATCCCAATGGCTCCTGGGTAGGGCCAAATCGCTACCTTTAATTTGAGTAAAGCAGTTTGTAGGCGCAAATCATGAATCGCTCGAGGCTCTACCCCAATGCATGCTCCTTTACATTGCTTTACATGAAAACCAAAGCAAGGGCTTCCGGGACTTAACTTTTCAAAGCCTAATAACCCTTCACAGAGTTGATTGCGTTTGGCAATTGACTGGAGGGTTTGGGTGGCTTCACGCTTACTGTAAAAGAGTCCATATAAATGATCTTGCTTACCTGGTTGCAGTTCATGGTGATTCACAAGGCGCAGTTCTAGGTGATTAGATCCTTTGGTCAACTGCCAAGCGCATAAATCCTGCGAGCGACGTAATTTAATGTTTAAGCTCGGTAGCTTCTCTTTAATTAAGCGCGATTCCAAGAGTAAGGCGCCTAATTCTCCACTGGTTTCAATCCAGTCAATGTCTCGCACCTGCAAAGAAAGCTTCATTTCTTTGCGGTTGGTTAATGAGGCCTGAAAATGACTCATGACCCGCGCTCGCAGGTCATTACTTTTCCCAATGTAGAGGGGTTGCTTATTTTCTGCGTAAAAGAGATACACACCAGGTCGATTGGGGATCTCATCAATCAACTCACGGTCAATATGCGGTGGAAGGCTGGGTCTTCCTAATAGATAATCAATTTGGGCATGGAAATGCTCTTGATCAAAGGTCGCTTCACAGCGCTGCCAAAACTGATGCAGTAACTTGGCATCGTCAAGGGCTCGGTGGCGATTTTCGACTTGGAGACCATGAACCGCGATTAGGGTATCAAGATTGTGCCTGGCCTGATTCGGAAAGAGACGTCGGGAGAGCTTAACCGTACAGATGACCTTGGGGGAGAAATCAATCCCCAAGCGCTTGAATTCGGCTTTGAGAAAGCTGTAATCAAAGCGGGCATTGTGGGCCACAAAGATCTTGTCTTTGAGCTCCAAATACAACTCCTCTGCAATCTCTGCAAAACTGGGTTTTGAACTGACCATGGCTGGAGTAATCCCCGTGAGCTGCTGAATATTAGCTGGAATCGATACGCCTGGATTAATTAATCCCGACCACTCCGATACCTCTTGATTCTCAAGGGTCACGATGCCAACTTCGGTAATACGATCTAAGTTTGCCCGCGAACCTGTGGTTTCAATATCAACAAAGGCGTAAATGGGATTTTTTGTGGGCATTACTTAAAAACGATCAGGGTTTTGAGTCATTTGATTATCAATGAACCAGTTGATCTTTGCTCACTTAACAATTAATAAGCGATAGATAGTTTTTACTACACTGATACTTACTTATAGTTGTCGTTTAAACCGACATTTCTCTGGGTGGGTAATAAAAAAATGGTCGCCAAAGCGACCGAATTGAGGAAGAAAAACAACTTAAATGTTAGCCTAGTTTTACAGGAGCCCCATTCAATTTAACTATCAACTTATGGTGTTTCGGTTAAATTTTGCGAGCTAGAGATACTGCGAGTTTTGAGCCAATTCCAACAACTTTGCACCAAGCCGCCAAAACAAGCCCTGGAGGATCTGATTGAATCAGGTCTTTGGCCTCATCGCGATGATGCTGTTCATCAGCCTGGCAACGTTGTAATAGGGATAGTAGCTCTGTGGGCCCGCCAAAAGACTGAATGTGATCAATTTGCTCCTGATAATGCTGATCCACAAATGTCTCTACGGCTGCTATCGTGGCATAGACTGATTTAGATCCAAAAAGTGCTGGAATAGCGCCAGTTAACCAGCCGGCCAATTTCCATGGACCTAGTAAACGACTTCGGTTGCTCGGCTCTAACCACTCTTCAACCAATTGAAGGTGCTCTACTTCGGTCTTTAAATGATGCTTAGCAAAAGTGACTAGTTCTTGATTGTGATAAATTTGGGCAATCGTAATAATGCCTTGATAAATGTAAACCGCCCCAGTCTCTCCCGCGTGATCGGAGCGTAGCTCACGAATTAAATACGGAGAAAGCTCCGCATGGACTGGATTGATGGCCAACTCCATATCAATCCTTATACAAAGTCATCGCCGCCAAAATCACTATCGATTTGATCTTGGAAATCATGTTGGTCATATTGGACCGTTTGTAAATCATCATTCGTCCCACCAGAGCCCAACGGGCCTAAATTGGGCTGGTTTTGATCGTGTCCCAACATACTCTGAATACCTTGGTAGAGCATCGATCCAACCACCACACCAGCAGCAGTAGTTGCAATGGTTCCTAATAAGCCAGCACCCCAGGCACTCGGTTGATTTGGTGATATTGCATTTGTCTTGGTTGTTTGAAGTGGCGCATTAGTCGGGGGTGAACCTGGGGCTCTACCCCAAGAATTATGGTCATTGATAAAACTTGACGGCTTAGTCTGAGGGTTTACAGCCTGTAGCTCAGTAAGTTGTTTTTGAGTAGCCTGCAGGGCTAACTCCAGCCCAAGGGCGCGCTGAACCAACAAGTAGGTTGCATCGGGATTATTTCTGGTACTGTCCGCAATCAATTTGTCCGCATCAAGATCTTTTGGATTTGCCTGAGAATTTTTTAATTGCTGAAGAAACTTCTCAAGCATTACTTTTTCATTGGGGTTCATTGCCTATTATTCCTTCCATTAACTAGGATGTTTTACGCTGCTCATCGTATTCTTTAGCAAATTGATGATTGGTATCACGATGGTGTGCCTCATCCTCACGAACAGCAATTACTACATCACGCAGTGTGGCATCTGGGGCTAATTTCCAATAATCAATTGCTATTTTTGGCGCTGGAATATTAGGCGTTCTTCCAGAATCAATCTCTTTGAGATACTCAGTGTAGGAGTACACTGCCTCTTCTTCAAAATACCCAACGATACGATGAGCTGTTCTTGGAAAGAACACATAAATCACAAAGAATAGATTCCAAAAGACGGCTTGGGCAATTAAAACTAAATACCGCTCAAATAAGTTCGGCTTTGCAATCTCAATAAATGTCATTAAGTGCATACGTTCATTTTCGGCTTCAGCCAGTAAGGTACGGATCTTGGGGCCGTAGCCGACTCGCATGCGTCGCAGGCTAGTCAAGTGGGTCCACATTCCTGCAACCATCCCTGGCACACCGGCTACTGTCTCTAGTACAACGGCGCGATGTCCATACCGTGTTTTGAAAAAGGTATCGGCAAAGAACCGCATGCTTTTGGTAAAGATCAAGGCAACGCGATCAGAAATAGTAATAGGTTGATAGTGCATGAATAGACTATATAGAGATGTACCTTTTTGTGTGTGCCGCCAATCCGGGAGAGGCTCTTTAGCCTTTGAGCACCAATAGTTCAGTGTCACATTTGATTGACAGCTCTTATACCAATGACTTCAACAAGTCATTTATAAGACTTACAAATGCAAGAATGCTTGTTAAGCGCTATATTAAAAACTCAAACTTATGGAGGTTTCAATGAAAAAACTGCTCGTATCAACTATCCTACTCGCTGCCTCTGGTCTTGCCCTAGCTCATGGCTGTCCTGGTGAGATGAAAAAAATTGATGCCGCTATGCCCACTACTAAACTAAGTGCTCAAGACGCAACCAAGGTAAAAGAACTT
This DNA window, taken from Polynucleobacter sp. HIN5, encodes the following:
- the senB gene encoding selenoneine biosynthesis selenosugar synthase SenB; amino-acid sequence: MRRIEIVTPAPPGSLHGNRVTAKRWQGFLRQLGYRVPITESWSGKDADLLIALHAYRSHASIDAFKLAYPNRPLILILTGTDLYRDMANQPEVHESMALADALVVLQKQALRLIPAKWRHKATVIHQSVPRIPKQQKPKGQFSVSVIGHLRPEKDPFCIIRALPYLRSDSQITIQHLGMAMSAEMEKIALQATKQHARYTWLGMVSHQTTLRTLARSHVMVISSRMEGGAHVVSEAIAAGVPVLASKIAGNFGLLGKDYLGYFPVGNEKALARLLLRAETDQLFYKKLQEQVKKLQKLVQPSHERSSLEKLVTRLLKFSKTH
- a CDS encoding ATP-grasp domain-containing protein, with product MKKILVLFMKDWDQLAIQAYQESGRYQFYFEGFDLFQFPQNARLLHFRVLNYISHLEQKYRKIGLDGIVSNHEQYGALIAAVLAERLGLPGNDPRAIIASQHKYYSRMIQERVVPEAVPRYALIPFPLKNDQIIDLPYPFFVKPIKATYSVLAKAIQQRSELVDLLHFGYFEERIIRRLVKPFADMMPLYSDHTVDPSGMLAEEIMTGDQINIDGYCYQGQLYFLGTIDEVMYPGTDAFMRFEYPSQLSPSILERAKIITKKVLEAIHYQHGFFNIEFIYNKSNDQLKIIEINPRMASQLVNLYQRVDGYRPYDILFKLAVGEEPKVRQETSQFQSAASFIFRKFSEPIAQSIPTADQIQQALAPYPDANLMLYFKKGSQLKRELKWLGSYRYAVLNLGGINRSDLFERCQSISHTLQFDYPFELSGR
- a CDS encoding peptidase encodes the protein MTYCIGLCLDQGLVLLADTRTNAGVDQIGTFRKMTIFQKDKERFFALMSSGNLAITQAVKEILLQGETFGEINLWTAKNSYEAATVVGAAIKKVRERDFQSLQKSGIEFNCNLIFGGQVKGEKPRLFNIYAAGNFIETTPETPYFQIGESKYGKPILDRVIRFNTPLNLATKCVLISMDSTIKSNISVGLPLDLLVYENNSFALEKLITIDEDNPYFEMMRGIWGEKLKEVALSIPEPSWNGSKESISIVSTSKKLGPVPIQTPKTKRIKASKSIKSK
- a CDS encoding DUF2076 domain-containing protein, whose translation is MNPNEKVMLEKFLQQLKNSQANPKDLDADKLIADSTRNNPDATYLLVQRALGLELALQATQKQLTELQAVNPQTKPSSFINDHNSWGRAPGSPPTNAPLQTTKTNAISPNQPSAWGAGLLGTIATTAAGVVVGSMLYQGIQSMLGHDQNQPNLGPLGSGGTNDDLQTVQYDQHDFQDQIDSDFGGDDFV
- a CDS encoding 3'-5' exonuclease family protein gives rise to the protein MPTKNPIYAFVDIETTGSRANLDRITEVGIVTLENQEVSEWSGLINPGVSIPANIQQLTGITPAMVSSKPSFAEIAEELYLELKDKIFVAHNARFDYSFLKAEFKRLGIDFSPKVICTVKLSRRLFPNQARHNLDTLIAVHGLQVENRHRALDDAKLLHQFWQRCEATFDQEHFHAQIDYLLGRPSLPPHIDRELIDEIPNRPGVYLFYAENKQPLYIGKSNDLRARVMSHFQASLTNRKEMKLSLQVRDIDWIETSGELGALLLESRLIKEKLPSLNIKLRRSQDLCAWQLTKGSNHLELRLVNHHELQPGKQDHLYGLFYSKREATQTLQSIAKRNQLCEGLLGFEKLSPGSPCFGFHVKQCKGACIGVEPRAIHDLRLQTALLKLKVAIWPYPGAIGIQEGEDLHLFDHWCYLGNAISEQEIEELLQSGEPEFDLDIYKIIKKALKTIPTPNILALNLHHA
- a CDS encoding cytochrome c biogenesis CcdA family protein — translated: MDFGVGSFLFAFLAGVLSTLSPCVLPLIPIIIGAATNQHRLGPLALAGGLTLSFAVIGTALAGLGASIGIAQDGFRLFAAIIMGLIGVVLISTHLQERFAVAMSGISGAGNTLLSKVSIDGLFGQFLIGILLGLVWTPCVGPTLGAAITLASQGKDLEKIVFVMLVFGLGAGLPLALLGVLSRKTLMKAKGTLGHAGKFGKQFLGGFLILISGLVLTGFDKPVEAFLLKHSPAWLTDLTTMF
- the egtD gene encoding L-histidine N(alpha)-methyltransferase; the encoded protein is MTLSIQDKLFHEIIDGLQANPASISPKFFYDELGSSLFQAITHLEEYYPTRVEREIMQSKLSQITQAIASVDVIVELGAGNCEKVRPLLETIAPKQYRALDISADFLETALANLHHDYPAIDMRAIAADITQELSFPDLQDQRILFFYSGSSIGNFNPPEASRLFSNLARECHGSGGLLIGVDLVKDIHVLERAYNDILGVTAAFNLNALRHLNYLIGSNFAIRGWEHYAFFNQTLDRIEMHLRAKSDQLVSWPGGHRQFFAGEMIHTENSYKYPKATFLKMLQEAGFTQVTAWTDPESNFLVCFAEFK
- a CDS encoding SUMF1/EgtB/PvdO family nonheme iron enzyme, with protein sequence MMQSVIPDYLRYTSYPSQATLLTWLEDSNSLTRQILQNLQAGQESVPRQEILNPPHWEFGHISWFHEFWVHRSGLEANQSWLYNADGLFNSSLVSHRTRWELQIPDLDKLFAYNQATFERTADLLGRPLSNEQLYFITLSIFHQDMHNESFAYMWQTLGYPQPFIPNHQSTHPQIPARDLAFSGQTRQFGSQLGEGFIFDNEKWAHPIQLEPFSIASHPVTNGEYLEFLQSQADQLETWIPLYWNQDGSQWYERHFDQWQILQENEPVRHIRYDQAQRYCEWRHRRLPTEHELAILYSSDMNTYQSSWLWEWSGTIFQPFPGFSEDPYRDYSRPWFDGRHQVLKGWSTFTPERLRRSAFRNFYETQRADIFCGFRTCSIE
- a CDS encoding demethoxyubiquinone hydroxylase family protein codes for the protein MELAINPVHAELSPYLIRELRSDHAGETGAVYIYQGIITIAQIYHNQELVTFAKHHLKTEVEHLQLVEEWLEPSNRSRLLGPWKLAGWLTGAIPALFGSKSVYATIAAVETFVDQHYQEQIDHIQSFGGPTELLSLLQRCQADEQHHRDEAKDLIQSDPPGLVLAAWCKVVGIGSKLAVSLARKI
- a CDS encoding thioredoxin family protein; the encoded protein is MNFLSRLLITISMLTPFSVFAAGQPITATQLAEIEKQGKSAVISVHADWCSTCKTQDKVLSEFMKNPEYKNVTFYQLEYDTQKDLLKTLKVRSQSTIIVFKNGKEVARATGDTKESALAKLTKQAI
- a CDS encoding alternative oxidase, with the protein product MHYQPITISDRVALIFTKSMRFFADTFFKTRYGHRAVVLETVAGVPGMVAGMWTHLTSLRRMRVGYGPKIRTLLAEAENERMHLMTFIEIAKPNLFERYLVLIAQAVFWNLFFVIYVFFPRTAHRIVGYFEEEAVYSYTEYLKEIDSGRTPNIPAPKIAIDYWKLAPDATLRDVVIAVREDEAHHRDTNHQFAKEYDEQRKTS
- a CDS encoding SRPBCC family protein, with protein sequence MDAGSAMSNKTIRHCLGLIVIAWTGLASAAAISVEIRQTGGGFDIQGSYMSPLTQCQAYVLLTDFSSDEPSEGIKSSKMTRLSDQTIRVEQLVEDRFLFFTTKFESIIDYTEYPMLGMDLRQVKGYFKEYRGSWRLVPKEGGTLFTYQAFVFPESSIPMFLIEHFMNNRVQQRFEKMANRANRKKDFIPERCQ